AGAAGTATTACTTTAACTGTGGTTGGCATCTCCGTTCTGCGCTGGCGTGCTCGACCCGGCGGCGCCTTTCGTGAACCGTGCGGAAAAAAAGCGGAAGGCGCAGGTGGCGCCTTCCGCGTCGTTAAGTCTGTCGTCCGGGGTACCTCCGGTCAGTTCGATCCGGTCGATCCAAGCAGATTTCCACCAAGCGTGGCATTGCCGACGCTAGTGTCGCCAACCACGTTGAGCAGCGCCGGCTTGCCCGACTTGAACGCTCGCTCCGCCGCGGGAATGATTTGTTCCGGCGTCTCGACCAGCTCACCATGACAGCCCATCTCGGCGAAAATCTTGTCGTAGCGGATCTCGTGCAGCATGTTGAACGGTTCGGTGCGACCCTTTAGTCCGGGCATCTGATCGAAGTTCGGCCCCCACGAGCTGTTGTTCCACAGCACCGTGACGATCGGCAACTTGTAGCGAGCGGCAGTCTCCATGTCGAAGCCGCCGATTCCAAGTCCACCGTCACCCGAGATATTGACGATCTGCTGTCCCGGCCGCGCCAGTTGCGCGCCGATCGCCATTCCCACGCCATGACCGACCGGCGCCAGCGGACCCGCATCGACCACCTGTCCCATGAACCGGCACGTGAAGGCGCGGCTCATCCAGCCCGAAAGGGTGAAGCTATCGATGATGGTGGTCGCGTTCTTGTCCATCACCTTGATCAAATCTTCACAAAGCCGCGCCGGATGAATGGGGCGAGAGGCCATGACCTTGGCGTTCTGGTCGCGAATCTGCGCGTCAAAGCGCTGTCTGGTCGCGGTGACTTCCTTGCTCCATTCGGAATTGCGATTCTTCGAGAAGTCGAGCCTTAGCTCTTTGATCCGATTGATCAGCTGGCGCAGCACCAGCTTCGGATCGCCGACCACCGGCAGGTCCGCGTTCACCTGCCAACCGATCCGGGTGGGAGTTGGGTCAACTTGGATGTATTTCGCCTTGTCGGTCCAGGTGGGCGGCTGCCCGAAATGTTCACCGCTCCAGAACCGGAAACCGATCGCGAGCACCACGTCTGCACGCCCGGTGAACGGTTTCTTGAACGCGCCGCGAATAGCCAGTGGATGCTCTTCCGACACGACACCCTGGCCCGCTCGGCGTGCGTAGATCGGGATGCCGGTCAGCTCGACGAACTCCTTCATTTCGGCGCCCGCCTGCGACCAGAACAATCCGTCGCCGCCTGCGATCAGCGGGCGCTCGGCCGCGTGCAACAGCTCGACGGCGCGATCGATCTTGGCCGGGTCGCCCTCACAGCGCACATCGTCGATCGTGAATCCGCGCGCGCCCTTGCGTTGACGCCCGTCTTCGTCGTGGTGATACAGGAGGTTTTGCGGAACTTCGAACAGCGCGACACCCTGGGGCGGTGAGATCGCCTCGCGGAACGCGGATCGCAGATCGAACTGGATGGTGCCCCAGTCGGTTACCCGCTTGGTGAACTTCGAAAAGCTGTGCACCACCTCCGAGCCGTAGGCTTCTTGGAACGAGCCCAGGTGATCTTCGGTGTTAGGATGTTGCCCGGAAATGCAGACCACCGCCGAGTTGGTGAGCCCTGCCACGCACAGTCCCGTGACCGCGTTGGTGAGGCCGCATCCCGCCGTTACCATGCAGACGCCCGGCTCTCCGCTGACGCGCGCGTATGCGTCGGCGGCATAGGCGGTTGCTTGCTCGTGGCGCATGTGGATTAGCTTGATGTCGTGATTGCGAAGCTGCGCCAGGATAGGAAAGAGATGTCCGCCGTTTATGGCGAAGCAATATTTGACCCGATTCTCCCGCATCACGCGTGCGATTAACTCGCCGCCGTCTGCCTTTGCCATCTAACAATCCTCCGTCGGATTAAGCCCGCTCCGTTGCGCCTGCGCGCGCGAATGCTCCGAGCCCGCATGGGCCGCAAGTCTCGGTCAACGAGAGCGGTGTCCCAATTGACCGAATCCTTGCACATTTCAGGCGCCATCGAAAAGCGCGGCGCCGGTAACCGAGGCCGGTCAAAGCGGAATTCTGCTGTGTAGGCGTATTGATCGCCCCGCCGAAGCCTGTCAGTTTTGATGGGGTTCAGCCGTAACCCTTGGGAAGATCTCACCTGTAGCGGCGCGGACACCTGACCAGGAAACGTATGAAACGGCATATCGCGGCAATTGGGGCACTCGTGCTGGGAGTGATGTGGATTAGCTCCGCGTTGGCCTTCGATCTGACGGACCCCCAGTCATGGCCGTTCATTCCGGTGCCGGAAATCGCAACCGACCCCAACGGCGGCACCACCGTCGGTATCCTGCCCGTGTTCCTGTTTACCGATACCAAGAACCAGATTCGGGACATCTTTGCCCCCGACCTCAATTGGAACCAGACGCTCGGTGTGGGTGGGACCTTCCGCTACCTTTCCTACCCGAGCGAGGACACCAACTGGTACGCGACCGCAGGCGGTGCGCAGGACATCGCACGGCAAATCGATCTCGACTACCAGACCGGACGCACCCATCAGGACCTGTTCACCTTCGAGGGCCGATTCTTCTTCGAGAGAGACCCTACCGATCGATTCTATGGAACCGGCAATAATTCTTCGACGAGCAATGAAACCACCTACACAACCCAGCAGCTCTATGGGATGGCTTCGGTCGGACTGAATATCAGCGACAAGCTACAAGTCCAGCTGATGGAGCGCCCGCGCTGGGTACGCATTCAAAACGGCGCCTACACTTCGCTTCCGCAGATCTTCCAGCTTTTTCCGCATCAGAAAGGTATCAACGGTGGCAGCGAAGTCCTGACCCAGCTGATGATTCAATACGACGACCGCGACTCGGTTGACATCCCGAGGAGCGGGGGGCTCTATCGGGTGTACGGCTCCGTCGCAGATCGTGCGCTCGGGAGCTCATTCTCCTACACCCGTTTTGGCTACGAGGCCCGCAAGTACTATACCGTACACCCGCGGATCACCTTTGCGGGCCACGTGTTCATGGAGTACGAGCCTGCCGGCAACGAGATGCCCTTCTGGGCACAGGCCAGGCTCGGCGGAGACCAATCCATCCTTACTGATCAGCAGCCGCTGCGTGGTTTCGGCAGCGGCCGCTACATCGACAACAATCTGGTGGTCGCCAACATCGAGATGCGCAACCGGGTTTACGACGCGAACCTGTTCGGCACTCATGGCACGCTGGAAATCGCGCCGTTCGCCGAAGCAGGCCGAGTCGCGCACCAGCTTGGCTACAATCCAGTAAGCGAGCTGCACCCAGTGGGTGGAGTTGGCTTTCGTGGTATCGCGGAGCCTTTTGTAGTGGGCTTCGTGGATGTCGGCTACGGCGGTCAGGGCGCCGCCATCTTCTCCGGCATCAACTACCCGTTCTAGAATTCGCCAGAATCTTTCTTGTTGGTTCATCCGTGCGTGGGCCGGACGATCGGCTCGCTGCTCGGCGCAGTCGCTGGTGTCCGCTCGAGTCGTTTTCGCCCGCCCACTCTTTACCCGACGCGGTGAGGGCGCGCGCGTTCTTCCCTAGCTGAGCCACAGGGCTTACACCTTCCCAATCAACTCACGCGAGATATCGTCGAGGCATTCTTTGAACCCGTCCAGCGGCGGGTTAAGGAAGATCTGACTTAGCCCGGCCTTGCCGAGCGCACGCAATTGATCGATCACCGCTTCGCGCTGCCCGACTATCGTAGTTGCGCCTATCGTTTCCGCCGTAACAAACTTTCGCTCCTCGGGGGCCACGAAGCTGCAATGGCCAACATGCAAGTGCAGGTACCGTTCGCTCTCCGGCATCCGCGCCACGTGCGCGGCATATTCATCGTAGATTTTATCCACCCCCGGGGGCAGCGAGGTCGGTCGCGTGTAACCTGCGGCGATCGCGTGCAACGACGCCATCACCCACGGACCGGTCATCGCCTTTACCCGCGGCGAATCCAGCGCCTCGCCGGGCTTGAGCACGCACACGTGGGTCAGCGACACGATTGGCAGGTCCTTACCCGAACGGCCCGCCTTGGCGGCTCCCGCTTCGACATGCTTTCGCACCGTGGCGAGCCGCTCCGGAGTCGCGATGCCGGTAGTAATCACCCCGTCACCGAATTCCCCTGCCATCGCTAGTGTCTTTGGTCCATTTGCCGCCACGTAAAATGGAATCTTGTCATCGAGGTTGATGAAACGATGCTCGCGATGGAGATAGCGAATCTTCCGTTCCAACCCTTCAGTGCGATACAGCGCTTCGCCGCGGAGCAAGTCATGAATGACGCGTACCTCTTCGCGGAACACCTCCTGCCGCACCGGCGGCAGCCCCATCACCCGCCGCCCGGTGTGCCCAGTTCCGAACCCCAGGATCGTGCGCCCCGGCGCGAGCTGATTGATGGTTGCGACGGAGTGGACCGTTACCGGGGGGATGCGATTGGTAGCAATCGCGACGCCAGTACCCAGCTTGATGTGCTTGGAATTGATGGCCGCAAGCGCCATGCACGCGTAAGTGTCGCCCCAGATCATATGGGAATCCGGGATCCACGCATGCGAAAACCCACGCTCCTCCGCGTAAGGCACGTCCCGCATCGCGCGCTCAGGCTTGGTAAAAATCAGGGTTCCAAAATCCATCGTATCCTCCGTGACACGCGATAATAACCGACCACCGATAGTCTCCGTCAAAGCCCCGCCG
This region of Candidatus Binataceae bacterium genomic DNA includes:
- a CDS encoding thiamine pyrophosphate-binding protein, encoding MAKADGGELIARVMRENRVKYCFAINGGHLFPILAQLRNHDIKLIHMRHEQATAYAADAYARVSGEPGVCMVTAGCGLTNAVTGLCVAGLTNSAVVCISGQHPNTEDHLGSFQEAYGSEVVHSFSKFTKRVTDWGTIQFDLRSAFREAISPPQGVALFEVPQNLLYHHDEDGRQRKGARGFTIDDVRCEGDPAKIDRAVELLHAAERPLIAGGDGLFWSQAGAEMKEFVELTGIPIYARRAGQGVVSEEHPLAIRGAFKKPFTGRADVVLAIGFRFWSGEHFGQPPTWTDKAKYIQVDPTPTRIGWQVNADLPVVGDPKLVLRQLINRIKELRLDFSKNRNSEWSKEVTATRQRFDAQIRDQNAKVMASRPIHPARLCEDLIKVMDKNATTIIDSFTLSGWMSRAFTCRFMGQVVDAGPLAPVGHGVGMAIGAQLARPGQQIVNISGDGGLGIGGFDMETAARYKLPIVTVLWNNSSWGPNFDQMPGLKGRTEPFNMLHEIRYDKIFAEMGCHGELVETPEQIIPAAERAFKSGKPALLNVVGDTSVGNATLGGNLLGSTGSN
- a CDS encoding BamA/TamA family outer membrane protein — translated: MKRHIAAIGALVLGVMWISSALAFDLTDPQSWPFIPVPEIATDPNGGTTVGILPVFLFTDTKNQIRDIFAPDLNWNQTLGVGGTFRYLSYPSEDTNWYATAGGAQDIARQIDLDYQTGRTHQDLFTFEGRFFFERDPTDRFYGTGNNSSTSNETTYTTQQLYGMASVGLNISDKLQVQLMERPRWVRIQNGAYTSLPQIFQLFPHQKGINGGSEVLTQLMIQYDDRDSVDIPRSGGLYRVYGSVADRALGSSFSYTRFGYEARKYYTVHPRITFAGHVFMEYEPAGNEMPFWAQARLGGDQSILTDQQPLRGFGSGRYIDNNLVVANIEMRNRVYDANLFGTHGTLEIAPFAEAGRVAHQLGYNPVSELHPVGGVGFRGIAEPFVVGFVDVGYGGQGAAIFSGINYPF
- a CDS encoding LLM class flavin-dependent oxidoreductase, producing the protein MDFGTLIFTKPERAMRDVPYAEERGFSHAWIPDSHMIWGDTYACMALAAINSKHIKLGTGVAIATNRIPPVTVHSVATINQLAPGRTILGFGTGHTGRRVMGLPPVRQEVFREEVRVIHDLLRGEALYRTEGLERKIRYLHREHRFINLDDKIPFYVAANGPKTLAMAGEFGDGVITTGIATPERLATVRKHVEAGAAKAGRSGKDLPIVSLTHVCVLKPGEALDSPRVKAMTGPWVMASLHAIAAGYTRPTSLPPGVDKIYDEYAAHVARMPESERYLHLHVGHCSFVAPEERKFVTAETIGATTIVGQREAVIDQLRALGKAGLSQIFLNPPLDGFKECLDDISRELIGKV